The proteins below are encoded in one region of Rhodopirellula halodulae:
- a CDS encoding ADP-ribosylglycohydrolase family protein, whose product MNRDAIVGCILGTAVGDALGLPYEGVSPRRAARLLGSPDRYRFFFRRGMISDDTEHTCMVAQSLIDSGGDVPKFTRTFARRLRWWILALPAGVGKATARSGIKLWLGASPEKAGVFSAGNGPAMRAAIFGAALNDIPSILEFVRASSRLTHSDPKAEYGAVAVALAAKRTRDNETVDANLWLDEVVDAVGEGGAELIDLLRKATRSVDAGETTKTFANSLGLDRGVTGYTYHTIPVAIHAWLSNPHDFRDAVTSIIECGGDADTTAAIVGGIVGAGVGAEGIPGEWLDGIWEWPRSVSWMRRLGETLANSLDGDTSVKSPTVNPVAVLLRNLLFLFVVLFHGFRRLVPPY is encoded by the coding sequence GTGAATCGCGATGCAATTGTTGGATGCATCCTAGGAACTGCGGTCGGGGATGCGCTGGGGCTGCCCTATGAAGGCGTTTCGCCAAGGCGAGCTGCCAGGCTGCTTGGCTCGCCCGATCGGTACCGATTCTTCTTTCGTCGGGGAATGATCTCCGACGACACCGAACACACCTGCATGGTCGCTCAGTCGTTGATTGACTCGGGTGGCGACGTTCCAAAATTCACGCGTACGTTTGCGAGACGTTTGCGTTGGTGGATTCTGGCTTTACCGGCGGGAGTTGGCAAAGCGACGGCGAGATCGGGAATCAAGTTGTGGCTCGGGGCAAGTCCCGAGAAGGCAGGTGTATTCTCAGCCGGGAACGGTCCCGCCATGCGTGCAGCGATCTTCGGAGCTGCCCTGAACGACATTCCGTCGATACTGGAATTTGTTCGGGCCTCCTCGCGGCTGACCCACAGTGATCCGAAAGCCGAATACGGTGCGGTCGCCGTGGCATTGGCAGCCAAACGCACACGCGACAATGAAACCGTCGACGCGAACCTTTGGCTCGACGAGGTTGTCGATGCGGTGGGAGAAGGTGGAGCGGAGTTGATCGACTTGCTTCGCAAAGCCACTCGAAGCGTTGACGCCGGCGAAACGACAAAGACCTTTGCCAACTCGCTTGGCCTGGATCGGGGCGTGACCGGATACACGTACCACACCATTCCGGTTGCTATTCACGCATGGCTGTCCAATCCCCATGACTTTCGCGATGCGGTGACAAGCATCATCGAGTGCGGAGGCGACGCGGATACGACGGCCGCGATTGTCGGTGGCATCGTGGGCGCTGGTGTCGGGGCGGAAGGTATCCCGGGCGAATGGCTTGACGGCATCTGGGAATGGCCACGTAGTGTTTCTTGGATGCGGCGTCTCGGTGAAACTCTGGCCAATTCGCTCGATGGTGATACATCAGTGAAGTCGCCCACCGTCAATCCAGTTGCAGTGCTTCTCCGCAATCTTCTGTTCCTGTTCGTCGTTCTCTTTCACGGCTTCCGCCGACTTGTTCCACCTTACTGA
- a CDS encoding phosphatase domain-containing putative toxin, translating into MLLYPAFSFGMVGASYLLSKPEIFGKQPDGSRSTLALLLLLPYLAYVAIVWHVVRLVSRESKADALTDELMLSRRLLANELPSEVASVVDLTCEFTEPITEWPGVSYICFPMLDGSGASPTQLRTLAAEIIELPSPVLIHCAQGHGRTGLVAAAVLLVSGKAQTAEEAIAMIQSVRPGVELNRMQRSLLEQIE; encoded by the coding sequence ATGCTATTGTACCCGGCGTTTTCGTTCGGCATGGTTGGAGCAAGTTACCTGCTTTCCAAACCGGAGATCTTTGGGAAGCAACCCGATGGTTCGCGTTCGACATTGGCACTCCTTCTATTGCTGCCGTATCTTGCCTATGTGGCGATTGTCTGGCACGTAGTGCGTCTCGTTTCGCGAGAATCGAAAGCCGACGCGCTGACGGACGAGCTTATGCTCTCGCGGCGGCTACTTGCCAATGAACTTCCCAGCGAGGTCGCGTCGGTGGTCGATCTGACCTGCGAGTTCACCGAGCCGATCACAGAATGGCCCGGTGTGTCGTATATCTGTTTTCCAATGCTCGACGGATCGGGTGCATCTCCGACGCAACTACGCACGCTCGCGGCTGAAATCATCGAGTTGCCAAGCCCAGTGCTGATTCATTGCGCCCAGGGTCACGGACGAACGGGCCTAGTCGCTGCGGCCGTCTTGCTTGTATCTGGAAAAGCACAAACGGCCGAAGAGGCAATCGCAATGATTCAGTCCGTTCGACCAGGAGTGGAACTCAACCGAATGCAACGATCACTATTGGAGCAAATCGAGTGA
- a CDS encoding IS5 family transposase: MTDGKRKRYPSDLTDEQWEIINELIPKPRKSRKGGRPRTVDMREVLNTIFYQCRSGCQWDMIPHDLLPKSTVYDYFAKWRDDGTLQKINDRLVGAIRMLEAPSEELEPSACSIDSQSVKTSERSGSRGYDGGKKITGRKRNIAVDALGLLLAVTVTIASVDDAYAARPVMKQLSQSRQPRLQVVWADSKYHNHALNSWLGRQRNLSWKLEVVRRPKGAKGFVLLPKRWVVERTFSWLGRWRRLSRDYEHHTESSEAVVRIASIGRMLRRLAPAGDQPPFKYRLTT, from the coding sequence ATGACCGATGGCAAACGAAAACGATACCCAAGCGACTTGACCGACGAGCAGTGGGAGATCATCAACGAGTTGATCCCAAAACCTCGCAAGAGCCGTAAAGGTGGTCGCCCTCGGACCGTTGATATGCGGGAGGTTCTCAATACGATCTTCTACCAATGTCGCAGCGGGTGTCAGTGGGACATGATTCCACACGACCTGCTTCCCAAGAGTACGGTGTACGACTACTTCGCGAAGTGGCGTGACGATGGAACGCTTCAAAAGATCAACGATCGACTTGTCGGAGCGATCCGAATGCTTGAAGCGCCCAGCGAAGAACTCGAGCCTAGCGCGTGCAGCATCGATAGCCAAAGCGTGAAAACCAGCGAACGAAGTGGAAGCCGCGGATACGACGGCGGCAAGAAGATTACGGGCCGAAAGCGAAATATTGCGGTCGATGCGCTCGGATTGCTGCTCGCCGTGACGGTGACGATCGCCTCGGTGGACGATGCCTACGCTGCTCGCCCGGTGATGAAGCAGCTTTCGCAATCGCGACAACCTCGTTTGCAGGTCGTTTGGGCCGATTCGAAGTACCACAATCACGCGTTGAATTCTTGGCTTGGTCGCCAAAGGAACCTGTCTTGGAAGCTGGAAGTCGTTCGTCGCCCCAAGGGAGCCAAAGGATTCGTGTTGCTTCCCAAACGCTGGGTCGTCGAACGAACCTTCAGTTGGCTTGGACGCTGGAGGCGTTTGAGTCGTGACTATGAACACCATACAGAATCAAGTGAGGCAGTGGTCCGCATCGCATCAATCGGACGGATGCTTCGGAGACTTGCACCCGCTGGCGACCAACCTCCGTTCAAATATCGACTTACAACCTGA
- a CDS encoding RNA 2'-phosphotransferase encodes MKSNNKLVSTSKFLSLVLRHRPEVIGVQLDPEGWLCINELIAQAGAHGKALTLELLHDVVATNDKKRFALSDDGLRIRASQGHSVSGVELNLEQKTPPEILYHGTVAAFLDSIRATGLQKRSRHHVHLSPDEETATKVGSRRGKPIILRIAADTMHRDGHKFYLSANGVWLVDAVPPTYLTFSD; translated from the coding sequence ATGAAATCAAATAACAAACTCGTCTCCACCAGCAAATTCCTTAGCTTGGTCCTTCGCCATCGTCCCGAGGTGATTGGTGTACAGCTAGACCCTGAAGGTTGGCTCTGCATCAACGAATTGATTGCCCAAGCAGGCGCTCACGGAAAGGCACTCACGCTCGAGCTGCTTCATGACGTGGTTGCGACGAACGACAAGAAGCGTTTCGCCTTGAGCGACGATGGATTGCGCATCCGTGCCAGCCAGGGTCACTCGGTCTCCGGTGTCGAACTCAATCTCGAACAGAAGACGCCTCCCGAGATTCTCTACCACGGAACGGTCGCGGCTTTCCTCGACAGCATTCGAGCGACCGGCCTGCAAAAGCGATCACGTCACCACGTCCATCTTTCGCCCGATGAAGAAACCGCGACCAAAGTCGGCTCGCGCCGAGGCAAGCCCATCATCTTGAGAATCGCCGCCGACACCATGCATCGTGACGGGCACAAGTTCTATCTCTCCGCCAACGGCGTCTGGCTCGTCGACGCCGTGCCACCAACCTACCTGACGTTCTCCGATTAA
- a CDS encoding metallophosphoesterase family protein, with amino-acid sequence MNEPESRRFFDWYSSLNIPTKVFVPGNHSTAIEQGLIRAEDYPAVHFLIHKQMEWNGLKIFGSPYTPRFHDWAYMKKRGKLDLVWQSIPEEIDVLVTHGPPKGVLDLTHDIESHAIVQVGCAALRRHVDERIQPRIHAFGHLHDEKGISNYGMFTRGTTQFINCACCDLAGKLKNNGFVVEV; translated from the coding sequence ATGAATGAACCCGAATCCAGGCGGTTTTTCGATTGGTACTCCAGTCTCAACATCCCTACCAAGGTCTTTGTCCCAGGCAATCATTCAACGGCGATTGAGCAGGGGCTGATCCGAGCCGAAGACTACCCGGCGGTCCACTTCCTGATCCATAAGCAGATGGAGTGGAATGGTTTGAAGATCTTCGGGTCGCCCTACACCCCGCGGTTTCATGATTGGGCTTACATGAAGAAACGTGGCAAGCTGGATCTTGTTTGGCAGTCAATTCCTGAAGAGATTGACGTTCTCGTTACGCATGGGCCGCCCAAGGGCGTCCTTGACTTGACGCACGACATCGAGTCACACGCGATTGTTCAAGTCGGTTGTGCTGCCCTCCGCAGACATGTCGATGAAAGAATCCAGCCAAGGATTCACGCTTTCGGACATCTGCATGACGAGAAAGGAATCAGCAACTACGGAATGTTCACCCGTGGTACGACACAGTTCATCAACTGCGCATGTTGCGATCTCGCCGGCAAACTCAAGAACAACGGTTTTGTTGTTGAGGTTTAG
- a CDS encoding DNA phosphorothioation-associated putative methyltransferase: MEFGIKRHRAAIRRHEYSLPVKCLLRDDLLNSERCFFDYGCGHGDDLSGLISDGFDCSGFDPAFRPNSPKSPAAVVNLGFVLNVIEDPNERLATLKEAWKLAEQVLCIAARIMVSDDGGADVPYGDGVVTRIGTFQKYFAQAELRQYIESTLGEECFPAAPGVYYVFRDADLKTSYIAGKYRRRLAAPRKRIAEIRYEEHQLILDPLVDSITELGRLPEADEFSFVEEVIEAFGSLKRAFALIRRVTSEEDWETVRQQRSEDLLVYLALANFGKRPKLSQLSRKVQRDVRSFFGSYKRACSQADSLMFRAGDPDEIDAACIRSKIGRLCPSSLWIHEGIRDQLEPILRIYEGCARAYIGTIEDANLIKLHRFSGKVSYLACPDFESDPHPITTETTKVWLRTLRVGFYETADRINPPLLDRKELMLDSNDDRRSKFERLSSQELKHGLLHDEDDFLTREVWKANLQMLGFEHRGHRLVRRKNNTSTSVVLPKRCSNYGVGKRIGGAAYVHRDFEHVLGEAMAEAKSRLPPGFEYTVVKHNETNGNFSFIHCPDFDESPEPSTGSYAVVKSDGSVTVRPGLADPFIYHHKWLFVDDDYRGFNVEESKRRSAEWMALPNVDKSLIGRASYWNNHVVPQLNRDSQQRWLRSEEVRKRLGWTTCELAHQRDAGQIRFKKVGNAYLYQLDEMNAEE, encoded by the coding sequence ATGGAATTCGGCATTAAACGCCATCGAGCCGCGATTCGTCGGCACGAGTACTCATTGCCGGTCAAATGCTTGCTCCGTGATGACCTGCTCAACTCGGAACGCTGCTTCTTTGACTATGGCTGCGGTCACGGAGACGATCTTTCAGGGTTGATTTCGGACGGCTTCGACTGCAGTGGATTCGATCCCGCGTTCAGACCCAATTCGCCAAAGTCTCCCGCAGCCGTGGTGAACCTCGGCTTTGTCCTGAATGTCATCGAGGATCCGAACGAGCGGCTTGCGACGCTGAAGGAAGCGTGGAAGCTTGCCGAGCAGGTGCTCTGCATCGCCGCGAGGATCATGGTCAGCGACGATGGTGGGGCGGACGTTCCCTACGGCGACGGTGTCGTGACTCGAATAGGCACATTTCAGAAGTACTTTGCGCAGGCAGAACTTCGTCAATACATTGAGTCGACGCTAGGCGAAGAGTGCTTTCCGGCTGCTCCTGGTGTGTACTACGTATTCCGAGATGCCGATCTCAAAACCTCCTACATAGCGGGCAAGTATCGACGAAGGCTTGCGGCTCCTCGCAAGCGAATTGCTGAGATCCGTTACGAGGAGCATCAGCTGATTCTCGATCCGCTGGTTGATTCGATCACGGAATTGGGGCGACTTCCCGAGGCGGATGAGTTTTCGTTTGTAGAGGAAGTAATCGAGGCGTTCGGCTCCCTGAAACGTGCATTCGCACTGATCAGGCGTGTCACCTCCGAAGAAGATTGGGAAACAGTTCGACAGCAGCGGAGCGAGGATCTCCTTGTCTACCTTGCCTTGGCCAATTTCGGTAAGCGTCCAAAACTGTCTCAATTGTCGCGTAAGGTCCAGCGAGACGTCCGTTCGTTCTTTGGAAGCTATAAACGTGCGTGCAGCCAGGCGGATAGCTTAATGTTTCGCGCAGGTGATCCAGATGAGATCGATGCTGCCTGCATCCGATCCAAGATCGGGCGTTTGTGTCCAAGTTCGCTTTGGATTCATGAGGGTATTCGAGATCAACTCGAGCCAATCCTGCGAATCTACGAAGGTTGTGCGCGCGCCTATATCGGAACCATTGAAGATGCGAACCTGATCAAGCTGCATCGATTCTCTGGAAAGGTGTCCTACCTAGCCTGCCCAGATTTTGAGTCGGATCCGCATCCGATCACAACCGAAACAACCAAGGTTTGGTTACGAACGTTGCGTGTAGGGTTTTATGAGACCGCCGACAGAATTAATCCTCCACTGCTGGACCGAAAAGAACTCATGCTCGACTCGAATGACGACCGTCGCAGCAAATTTGAGCGTTTAAGCAGTCAGGAGTTGAAGCATGGGCTTCTGCACGACGAAGATGATTTCCTGACTCGTGAGGTGTGGAAAGCCAATCTTCAGATGCTCGGATTTGAACACCGCGGTCACCGTTTGGTCCGACGCAAAAACAATACGTCGACCAGCGTTGTTCTGCCGAAACGTTGTTCCAATTATGGGGTTGGCAAGCGAATTGGCGGAGCGGCTTACGTTCACCGTGATTTTGAGCATGTGCTTGGCGAGGCCATGGCAGAGGCTAAGAGCCGCCTGCCACCGGGATTCGAATACACCGTCGTCAAGCACAATGAGACGAACGGCAATTTCAGCTTCATCCATTGTCCTGACTTCGATGAGTCTCCGGAACCATCGACCGGCAGCTACGCTGTAGTGAAATCCGATGGATCGGTAACCGTGCGTCCGGGTTTAGCTGATCCGTTCATCTATCACCACAAATGGCTTTTCGTTGACGATGATTACCGGGGATTCAATGTCGAAGAAAGCAAGCGACGGTCCGCCGAATGGATGGCATTGCCCAACGTCGACAAGTCCCTGATCGGAAGGGCAAGCTATTGGAACAATCACGTAGTGCCGCAGCTCAATCGCGATTCGCAGCAGAGATGGCTTCGCAGTGAGGAGGTCCGCAAACGTCTCGGATGGACAACTTGCGAACTTGCTCACCAGAGAGATGCCGGGCAAATTCGATTTAAGAAAGTCGGCAACGCGTACCTTTACCAGCTCGACGAAATGAATGCTGAAGAATGA
- a CDS encoding macro domain-containing protein: MLSHLSSLPVVENAMTGLPSGDAMAFAGFVGWERFFAILTKESAFHFEKNSGVAYDRRLRVGTTRRRSADSGFCSLDFIFGIIEAVGIRSMQVEIKVGDVLQCPADVLISTANPWLNLSGGVNGAILSSAGPTIQDELHSYLKSLGISAVAAGTVVKSGAGNLPFQCILHAVAIDPFYDSSIDLVGQTLRTALAMVIERGAQTVASPTLATGYGPLTIPDFGRAISPLLSDSKFDAITLTIVVRSEEHRGELQKAIDCMIDALGSGSC, encoded by the coding sequence TTGTTAAGCCATCTTTCAAGCTTGCCGGTGGTAGAAAACGCGATGACGGGCTTGCCGTCCGGAGATGCAATGGCGTTCGCAGGCTTCGTTGGTTGGGAGCGTTTTTTTGCCATATTGACTAAGGAGAGCGCATTTCACTTCGAGAAGAATTCAGGCGTCGCCTATGATAGACGTCTTCGGGTAGGAACAACACGGCGACGATCGGCGGATTCAGGCTTCTGCTCGCTCGATTTTATTTTCGGAATTATCGAAGCAGTTGGGATTAGATCAATGCAAGTTGAGATCAAAGTAGGCGATGTACTGCAATGTCCTGCTGACGTTTTGATCTCGACGGCGAACCCGTGGTTGAATCTTTCGGGGGGAGTCAACGGTGCCATCCTTTCATCCGCGGGGCCTACGATTCAAGATGAACTTCACAGCTACCTGAAGTCTCTAGGAATCTCTGCCGTTGCCGCCGGAACTGTCGTCAAAAGCGGAGCCGGCAATTTGCCGTTTCAGTGCATCCTTCACGCGGTGGCGATCGATCCGTTTTATGACTCATCGATCGATCTTGTTGGGCAAACGCTGCGTACCGCATTGGCAATGGTCATCGAACGAGGTGCACAGACTGTCGCGTCCCCAACCTTGGCTACCGGATATGGTCCTTTGACGATCCCGGATTTCGGTCGAGCCATCTCGCCGCTGCTGAGCGATTCAAAATTCGACGCGATCACACTCACGATCGTTGTCAGGTCCGAGGAACACCGTGGAGAACTTCAAAAAGCCATCGACTGCATGATTGACGCCCTCGGTAGTGGATCTTGTTAA
- the dptF gene encoding DNA phosphorothioation-dependent restriction protein DptF, with protein sequence MSFGQTIEMLSKGSAQAVTTLGSASKEAAKLKKYLYVRTPVEKALTTALDDSNAKRILFLCGSSGDGKSEVFRRIHKKYASAFDFHLDATHSFDPGKNAIQTLDDRFREYKAAERPLVVGINIGMLGNYEADGAEEHIDIKNAISNFLKGHPSTESQFVFINFESYPKFALNGKQIEAPFIGPLLRRICDESESNPIYAEFLKSDPNTRLHQNFKLLCVPEIQDRICALLFYAHLKFDQFLTARTILDFVFQILSGPGTLFDNLFCGHGSELVDSLNKLDPCHARSKRLDLFQVKASLGLYEEDFNEFRTAAEKEFGLTVKEPRTWVRLFYIMQEVEFSNNYHHQFREDLKRDLFDKYREFWQLHRDYEGSDKAQKNALRSFYKDTLVSAVTRFANRFAPEIRRDRFLLGKPNGYALSATATMQPDLSKLENIAPLQLRFFEAYLRVGHEHHIRAVPITVNFLELAFRINAGYRPNTHDKTTVVQLEEVVEDVRRIVKQTQCLSVQKGDIEWELIDDEVEDEIIVERR encoded by the coding sequence ATGTCATTCGGGCAAACAATCGAGATGCTCTCGAAGGGATCTGCACAGGCAGTCACGACCCTTGGATCGGCGAGTAAAGAAGCAGCAAAGCTGAAAAAGTATCTCTACGTCCGCACGCCTGTTGAGAAGGCGCTGACCACAGCATTGGACGATTCAAACGCGAAGAGAATCCTGTTTCTATGCGGTTCTAGTGGAGATGGAAAATCAGAGGTTTTTCGGCGAATCCACAAGAAGTACGCCTCTGCTTTCGATTTTCACTTAGACGCAACCCACAGCTTCGATCCGGGTAAGAACGCTATCCAGACCTTGGACGATCGATTCCGAGAGTACAAGGCGGCTGAACGTCCACTGGTTGTAGGCATCAATATTGGGATGCTCGGCAACTACGAAGCTGACGGAGCGGAGGAGCATATCGATATCAAGAACGCTATCTCCAATTTCTTGAAGGGACACCCCTCAACAGAATCGCAATTCGTTTTCATCAACTTTGAATCCTATCCGAAATTTGCTTTGAATGGGAAGCAGATTGAGGCTCCGTTCATCGGGCCACTTCTTCGAAGGATCTGCGATGAATCAGAATCGAATCCAATCTACGCCGAATTCTTGAAGTCAGACCCTAATACGAGGCTGCACCAGAACTTCAAATTGCTTTGCGTGCCAGAAATTCAAGATCGAATATGCGCACTGCTTTTCTACGCTCACCTCAAGTTCGATCAGTTTTTAACCGCTCGCACAATTCTTGACTTTGTCTTTCAAATACTCAGTGGTCCTGGAACACTATTTGACAACCTCTTTTGCGGGCACGGCTCGGAGTTGGTCGATTCGCTCAATAAACTCGACCCTTGCCACGCGAGATCGAAACGGCTTGACCTATTCCAGGTAAAAGCATCTCTAGGATTGTACGAGGAAGACTTCAACGAGTTTCGCACAGCAGCAGAGAAGGAGTTTGGCCTGACGGTCAAAGAACCCAGGACATGGGTTCGGTTGTTCTACATCATGCAGGAAGTCGAGTTCAGCAACAATTATCACCATCAATTTCGCGAAGACCTGAAACGGGATCTGTTCGATAAGTACCGAGAATTTTGGCAGCTGCATCGAGACTACGAGGGAAGTGACAAAGCGCAGAAAAACGCGTTGAGGTCGTTCTACAAAGACACACTTGTTTCTGCCGTCACCCGTTTTGCAAATCGCTTCGCGCCTGAGATACGACGGGACCGCTTCCTCCTGGGAAAGCCAAACGGCTATGCACTTTCTGCCACAGCGACGATGCAACCGGATCTAAGCAAGCTCGAAAATATTGCTCCATTACAACTTAGGTTTTTTGAAGCGTATTTAAGGGTTGGGCATGAACATCACATCAGAGCTGTTCCGATAACAGTGAACTTCCTGGAGTTGGCTTTTAGGATTAATGCTGGCTACCGACCGAACACGCATGACAAGACGACGGTAGTGCAGCTCGAAGAGGTGGTTGAGGATGTTCGGCGGATCGTTAAGCAGACACAGTGCCTTAGCGTTCAGAAGGGCGATATCGAGTGGGAGCTCATCGATGATGAGGTCGAAGACGAAATCATTGTGGAGCGTCGATAA
- a CDS encoding M28 family peptidase — translation MSIDRETIEKNLRLHVDRLAGLIGPRTLSKPKTIQATIGYIEGQWSEMGFSHSRECYDAMGDEATNLIVECPGTKRADEIVLLGAHYDTVFSTPGADDNASAVAVLIEVSRLLREYRGKRTARFVAFACEEPPYFNMDSMGSQHHARLSRQRGDNIVGMLCLEMVGYYSLTKGSQAVPPGIPKWMHRFFPQRGNFLAAVGNMPSWKLCWRFRRGFKRGTRRMPLFSICLPEKINEIRLSDNSSFWDQDYPALMLTDTSFLRNPNYHQATDTPDTLDYPRMTEVTLGVASAMRKLLG, via the coding sequence ATGTCAATCGACCGCGAAACGATCGAGAAGAACCTGCGACTGCATGTCGATCGGCTTGCGGGACTGATCGGTCCGCGCACCTTGAGCAAGCCGAAAACGATACAGGCCACGATCGGCTACATCGAAGGTCAATGGTCCGAGATGGGATTCAGTCATTCGCGGGAATGCTACGACGCCATGGGCGATGAGGCAACCAATCTGATCGTCGAGTGCCCCGGAACCAAAAGAGCCGATGAGATCGTTTTGCTCGGTGCCCACTACGACACCGTCTTCAGCACACCCGGCGCCGATGACAACGCGTCCGCCGTTGCCGTGTTGATCGAAGTCAGCCGCTTGCTGCGCGAGTACAGAGGGAAACGAACCGCCCGATTCGTCGCATTTGCTTGCGAAGAGCCGCCGTACTTCAACATGGATTCAATGGGCAGCCAGCACCACGCCCGTCTTTCACGACAGCGCGGCGACAACATCGTCGGGATGCTGTGCCTGGAGATGGTCGGCTATTACAGTCTGACGAAAGGCTCGCAGGCGGTTCCACCGGGCATTCCGAAATGGATGCACCGATTCTTCCCACAACGCGGCAACTTTCTGGCAGCCGTCGGCAACATGCCGTCCTGGAAATTGTGCTGGAGATTCCGGCGAGGATTCAAACGCGGCACACGACGCATGCCCCTGTTCTCGATCTGCTTGCCCGAAAAGATCAACGAAATCCGGCTCAGTGACAACAGCTCGTTCTGGGACCAAGACTATCCCGCCCTGATGCTCACCGACACCAGCTTCCTGCGCAATCCGAACTACCACCAGGCCACCGACACACCAGATACGCTCGACTATCCCAGGATGACCGAAGTCACCCTCGGCGTCGCATCCGCGATGCGCAAACTGCTCGGCTAA
- a CDS encoding YdeI/OmpD-associated family protein: MKPAGHSAVELAKADGRWDAAYASSSTFKESEAFLAALKKSKKARDFYATLSKSRKYAFYYRLHNAKKPETKARKLVEFIAMLERGETFG, from the coding sequence ATGAAGCCTGCGGGCCATTCGGCGGTTGAGCTGGCAAAGGCGGATGGACGTTGGGACGCCGCCTATGCATCAAGTTCGACATTCAAAGAATCGGAGGCGTTTCTCGCTGCTTTGAAGAAGTCTAAGAAGGCAAGAGACTTCTACGCGACTCTTTCAAAATCCAGAAAGTATGCGTTCTACTATCGACTCCACAACGCAAAGAAACCCGAAACGAAAGCACGCAAGCTGGTCGAATTCATCGCTATGCTCGAACGCGGAGAGACGTTCGGGTGA
- the dptG gene encoding DNA phosphorothioation-dependent restriction protein DptG, with protein MEHLVDRLSNVDAEKIGSNKLTAYLPYRKGAKEFDFESVACVVLSWLMGKQVKRNLSMDAFEAKCSEYLEDRLSDTSIIEDLRKMYFSGDALSRTAPEFMLLRTHAKTNASTKHLVELLKSFFDKSLPSVEFESGTNFLEKGFLDLLKNELREADIAAAEECYLPFVAEKFVRDVTFLAGHSEYLLEQLPSCIELYNFIYCTQLGLNIRNWTSGSPPSSKPLYFILDTEKASSERVHVTKEGYRSLAGPMADVFPILSMLEYFNSDTDYPKAPLWSYAKAVHDSDDSNRARVHKSLVEFSEQFRLDRKLPAVPAAPIDAIEAMKHLMSLGVKQFAKTVNEGRHRVQQQYMEVFDKEVARNFLQSRGRAGRVLVINQDFVLLLTNLAIGDRPSVRFQELLRAFKERGFYFDKGSQQALISFYERVGNVDRMSDSGDAVYVRNTI; from the coding sequence ATGGAGCATTTGGTAGACCGTCTCTCGAATGTTGACGCTGAAAAAATCGGATCAAACAAGCTGACAGCATACCTCCCTTACCGGAAGGGCGCGAAGGAATTCGACTTTGAATCCGTCGCCTGCGTGGTCTTGTCTTGGCTGATGGGAAAGCAGGTCAAGAGAAATCTTTCGATGGATGCTTTCGAAGCAAAATGCTCCGAATATCTCGAAGATAGGCTAAGTGACACGTCGATCATTGAGGATCTGCGCAAGATGTATTTCTCTGGAGACGCGTTATCGAGAACAGCCCCAGAATTCATGCTCCTTCGAACGCATGCCAAGACAAACGCATCAACGAAACACTTAGTTGAACTGCTCAAGTCCTTCTTCGATAAATCGCTGCCCTCGGTCGAATTTGAAAGCGGAACGAACTTCTTGGAGAAGGGGTTTCTCGATCTGCTAAAGAATGAGTTGCGTGAAGCAGACATCGCGGCTGCTGAAGAGTGCTATCTGCCGTTTGTAGCCGAAAAATTTGTGAGAGATGTAACCTTCCTAGCTGGTCACTCCGAGTATCTTCTGGAGCAATTACCAAGTTGCATCGAACTATACAATTTCATTTACTGCACTCAGCTTGGACTGAATATCCGCAACTGGACCAGCGGTAGCCCTCCATCGAGCAAGCCGCTTTACTTCATACTTGACACCGAAAAGGCAAGCAGTGAGAGGGTACACGTAACCAAGGAAGGTTATCGGTCACTTGCTGGCCCGATGGCAGACGTCTTTCCCATTCTCAGCATGCTGGAGTATTTCAACTCTGACACTGATTATCCGAAAGCGCCTTTGTGGTCCTACGCAAAGGCAGTGCACGACTCAGACGATTCGAATAGGGCTCGTGTACATAAATCCCTGGTCGAATTCTCGGAACAATTTCGGTTGGATCGCAAACTGCCTGCCGTACCTGCGGCACCCATCGATGCAATCGAGGCGATGAAGCATTTGATGAGCTTGGGAGTCAAGCAATTTGCGAAGACGGTGAATGAAGGGCGGCACCGTGTCCAGCAACAATACATGGAGGTATTTGACAAGGAGGTCGCAAGGAACTTTCTCCAGTCTCGTGGGAGAGCGGGTCGCGTTTTGGTTATCAACCAAGACTTCGTCCTGCTGCTAACCAATCTTGCCATTGGTGATCGGCCGTCAGTTCGATTTCAAGAGCTGCTGAGAGCATTCAAGGAGCGGGGCTTCTACTTCGACAAGGGATCACAGCAAGCCTTGATCAGTTTTTATGAGCGTGTCGGGAATGTCGACCGCATGAGCGATAGTGGAGATGCGGTATATGTCCGAAACACAATTTGA